Part of the Henckelia pumila isolate YLH828 chromosome 2, ASM3356847v2, whole genome shotgun sequence genome is shown below.
ACAACTAATAAAACATATGCACACACATATGCATGTGTGTTAAGTGTTAAGTGTTTACATACACATACAGAGGAGTCATTCAGTTAACTCATGTGCACCGATAAGGCGATAACCAAAAATGAGAAAATAAGTAGAAATAATCTCGATATGAAATATGGTGGATCTAACAGAAATTCCAAACACAAAAAACTTGGTGCAAAGATCGTCAAAATAAAACCTGGTAATTTGGAAAGTCGCTATCAATTGCTGCTTCAAACTGAATAAGAAACTTGTCAAGCCCCTCACTGCCTCTCAGCATAGGAAGGGCTACCACTTTTGATAATGAGGTAATGTGTCCTTGATCTTGTATGGCCATTAGCATGTCCATTCCGACTCTTAGTCCTCTAATAAGCAACCCAAACGCTTGCACCTGTGTCGATACAGAGAAACCCGCTTTAGCCAGAGGCACGACATGTTATAGAGAAGATAGAAGCTATTAGATTGAATTAGACAGCAGCCTTGCCAAAAATATCAGTTAGTTTACCAATTTTCCATAAGAAAAAATTagaatataacatcaaatataTGTGCCGACTGCCATAGACAcattatgtagtagcccgtacccaaaattaacgattaataagtaCTTAATCAGgtaatcatgtttggattaAATAAAActtgattaagaaaattcctaatgggttaacggagtccagaaatggatccaggacactcgaaaatggtttaGAGAGTCCCAAGATTTGAGTAGGATCGGAACCActgatccaggatcggagcttccgatcttggtgagttcggaaccacatcggaagcaaggagatcggagcttccgatcggcgatcggtgacaggtgtgtggttgcatgtaaaGGAATTGACGCgtggcgatcggagcttctgatcggggaacggagcttccgatctgcgacgttcggagcttctgatcgatgcctataaatatgaggtccgagctcctcatttcttgccaattccgagttacTTTCCTTTGCATGCAAGGCTCTATTTAGGGCTTtgagtactcttattttagagttggagtagggaacatattttagtatagtcagacagtgtctgacacagtagcggagcagtgctcgaagctgtggagctgcagcaggggtgtacccctagttgcgggatagtcgccatcagtgggctgacgacggacgcaggtataactatggtctccttaaattatttaggagtatgcaatagcttaattaatgcttttagagcttattcaatgatgcatggatatttgcattgtagacttgatgatagacttggaacctagagtaggACTACTagaactgccttagaaaggtacgtaaatactgattgagattgccagcggatatgcatgcttatatgttgcatttatgtgtttgcatgttactATTATTATGCGTCAtttgcatatcatcttgtgccagtacatattttgagatgagccagttagggttgctcagccctgtttggacgtttgatatcgagtacccttaggtacttgtatctagaggactccgtggtccgcgtccgggattcgggaatgagtggtcgcacacagtggttagctaccccgatgtgacgagctcatatTCCAGGCGcaagtctgagcagtttgtatacagttatcccagatatggataccctgtcatttgcatgcatcatatttgtatgtttatccgtactTTCGTATTgggcttagagctcacgtccagtcttttctgtatatctggacaccctattcgacgaggcagatgtaggtgcaggattgagcaccaggagcctggagtagccagtgaccttgaagacagcaggattagctgtaggtttttatttaattcgattgggttgtataatcgagtttgtttagccggttgtattccgccggtccatttgtatttaagacttccgcagcgatttatttaatgcatgcttaattatgctcttaactctgattaggtagtggatccggatgGTCGCTACACATTACCTTCACGACTTACCACCACTAACTATGTTCCTAGGAGTAGTTTCCAGGAAACAATTACTGAATCTTACGAGGCATGTCAAGGATGTGGATCAAATGGTTCTGCGTTGCTTGGTAACATTTAACAACCAAATAAATCTTAACATACAATACAAGTGCCCCAAAGCACATAAAAAGTGAAGTCTAACGAGTCCACCCAGTTGTCCATACTCAGACGTTGATAATATAGTCAATTTGGGAATTAAGGAAAATGCATCAGCTTTAGGATGGGAAGACAATCCCTGAACATATAATACAAGGATGATATAAAATTCTTCGcggaaaaagaaaataaagagaatCAGTGGTCAGAAAACATAAAAATGTAGCCCAAGTGTACAAGACTTCAATCtcaaggtaaaagtattaaagtaCGTACTCGCTTTTTCAATATCTTGCTGCCAATTAAGGGCAACAAGAGTGAAGCAGAAGACTGCATGCTAGACTTTATGCATCCAAGTAACCTTTCTAAATCTGGAAGCTTGCGGAGAGATTGGGAAATTTGCAGCATGACTTCTGAATTTGCAGTCAGGTCCTCAACAACATCCAGCCTGTTATTTATTTTCTCCACATCTTTAATCGGGTGACATATCCAGTTCCTTAAAAGCCGTTTACCAGAAGATGTTATGCAATTATTAAGATATTTGTACAGTGTGCCTACAACAAAACCATGCATTCTGTTGTCACAAGGAaaaccaaatatatatatatatatacacacacacatatatatgagtacttttcagctgcccaacaatatttccccaactcgtccccgaccgggttttagttgtttatttttttatttttcgcataactaaaacacggtaccgagttttagtggtcggggacgagttgaGCATTATTaattgggcagctgaaaatttctatatatatatatatatatagaataaaTAAAGTTCCAACCTGAATTACTACCATCAGCATTATTAGTGAAAATCTCAAGGTTGACAAGAGTCTGACCATCCATTCTGAGGCAACCCCTGTAAACTTCATAAGATAAAATATCCCCGTTGCGAATGACATCATTTAACTGCTCCAAACAAAGATATTTAGATAATTTGTGAGCACAACCACCATTTAAAGTTTCCGAATCAAAATGCATTAACTATTACAAGCCCAAAGCTCATGCATTTACCATCAACCGTGCTAGATGATTGATAAGGCCCCCCAAAGCGCATAATGCAAGGTCATGATGTGCAACTCCGTCAAGTACAGAATGCCATGAATCAGAAGACCCACTAAAGTATCTATTGGACTCAATAGAATTTATAACTTCCACAGCTTCACCAAAAGCATCAGCTTGAGTCAATTGTGACGCAGACAATCCTACGAAAGATACAAAGGATTTAAACTTTAACGAATTTTCCAACCACATATTTCCACAAAACTATGTTCAACACGGACAAAAGATCGGGAATAATGGAATTTTACATGGCTAAATGAGCTAGCAAGACTCTTAATCCCAACTTAAAAAACTAAATGCGGCAAACACCACATTTGTGAACATTACATCAATTTATAAAGCAGAAGATTGagaaataagaaaattcatgatcaATGCTCCATATGTTCAACACGCACATATGCACAAACCCGTTTGTACGTGAATCGTGTTATGATTATGATTGGTAAAGGTCCATGGAAAACTAACCGTCTAGGTTTAGGTAGTGTTTCCCTCTTAAAAAATCAACTCAGAAGATTCCTCATGAAATATCATATTGTTTTACATTGATTACACATTAAAATACAATGGTAATCCCTTTGATGATAGTGATAGAAGATTCCATAGCTTGAAAGATGGGTGTGTATGCATTGTGCATTAAACCTTATTAAACTTATTAGCAATGACTCGTCACTCGCACGAATTGAATCACTCAAACGGAGGAAAATTTTACAAGGCTATGTAATATAACATCCCTATGAATGAAACCTGTAAATCTAATAACTCTATAGAGTCAATACGAGATATATATCTTTACACCTAAtttcacaaaataataaattaaaaggcAGAGATGCTACGCATAACTAGCCCAAAGGACCAGCTTCTGCACCCGAAAACTTGACCAACAAACAACCATGCTTTCATAATTAAtgccaagaaaaaaaaaatgcaacaaATTAAAACTGAAGGTAAAAAAGTAATCAAGAAATAAGAATCGAGGACAATAATAAATAATCTATATGCAAAATTAAATGAGTTTTGTACGGTACCTTACCAGTAACACTATACTTCTCAAGTGTTCTCCGAGCTTCATTTGACAATCCTATAATGTAATAGATATAAATCATAAGAAACCTTCTACTTGATAACAAAAGATTAAACACTAGCTTTGTACCTTGTTTTTCATAGATTATTTCCTTTGGAGATACCTAATAAAAGGATATTTAGATGCATTATATCGTAACAATTTGGATATTGTCAAGTAACTGAAACGGAAAACAAAATATAACTTATAAGTGCATACCTGCATTAATAAAGCCCCCAGAGCAGCACACGATATATCATCGCTGATGGAGCCAACCCAAAATTTTAAAGCAGCACAGTCCAAAAATGCAAACCCAAAGCCTATTGAATCATTCtacatacaaaataaaaaaaataaaaaaataaaaagaaatggTGTTTATGCCAAAAATGGTGCAGCAGTGAGTCATCGATGTGCAACACACAGAATACAACATTTATGAACATTCAGTACATCCAATGTGCATGAAGATCAATAAATGGAGGAATCCTTCAACATAAAATCTATTTACCTCTTTTATAGCAAGAAGATGAACAGCATCAGACCcaatattttcatcatttgTTGCTGGTGAGAGTACTTTAACTAATTTCCTCTGAATGACCTGTTGAATAAATTTTTTGATCTTTTCAAATTGCAGATGATGCTTAAGATGTAAGAGCTTGATGAAGGTGAAGGATCAAAGAGTTGTGATGAAAGAGAAGTATACTTACTGTTTTTTCAATCTTAGACTCTTAGTGCTATAGTACAAACTACAAAGACAGaaggaaaagagaaaagaatggATGCAACAAAATACATCCTaccaaatatttaaaaaaaacaaggatATGCTatcacaataaataaataaaaaacaatttgaaaAACAGAAAAGGATTATGACTTTGATTCTTGTAGATGTCTGTTTACTATAAAACCTCATATATTCCATGAGCACTGACTTATAAACCTCATAAATTCCATGAGAAACTGGCACCAATCAAATTTTCTCACTATGTCGATCTTTGTCCACACCGCAACCGGCTTAGTCTACATCAATGTAGATCATCTTGTAAATGACCATGATTCCTATGAGTAACACTTTAACAAGAGTCCTATTTACATATTTAAGAATTCAATAGTGTTCAGAGCAAGGGGACTGCATGATCCACATGAAATTTTTGCATGGAAAACAATATTGGGtagaatatatgtattttacTGAATTCCTCGCGTAAAATTTGTTCAATATTCAACAATGTAATCAATTAAGTGCAGCTCATACGTGCATCATAAACTTACAGAAGTACCACCCCGGGATTTTGCCTGATCTGATGTCTCCATTTGTTCGATCCGGCCAACCTTGTACCTGTACCGATAAATGAATAAGCAaccatacatgcacatataaataTAATCTCTTATTATCCAAACTATTAAATTAATTGACCTTGAAGTTCCTCAGGATAGAATAACGATTATGGACATAATAAGGAAGGAAAGCTAGCTATAGAAATTTGAAGTTGCTCCCAGCTATAACTCGGTTGAGatcatttttaaataattataaatgaaAACTCAAAAAGGTAAGTCATGGGTACTTGGAGGCTGAGCTTCATTCAATATTTAGTTTCTTTCTTCAACCTTACATCCTAATTTATAACTtcaatatttttcttttttgtggGCAGTAGTGTCTGGATAAGGGATTAAAAGCCCAACTGTGCCAATCGCAGTTTACAAGCACACAAAATTATAGTAAGATGGCAACATGAAGTCTATCAAGAAAAAGGGAAATCATGAAAACAGAACGGAATAAGAATTTGAAAGCCAAGAGATACATTAGCTaagcaaattaattttataaaactgCAGTGAAGAGTGTCATACCCACGGGCTATCAACTTTTGAACAGCATCGTCAATTCCACTCTCAGATATCCCAACCTACAGAAATAAATTGCTACTTCATATAGCATCATACAGACGCAAACTTGCACACACGCACACACGTATATGTAGGTAGTTATATTGGTACAGGCTGTAGGGATCTCAGGCCAAAAAGGTGACTACCTGTCGACATTTTCCTACACCGCTTAGTGTCATTTTCCAATCAAGTTCTTTGTGTCCAATTTCAGCATCTAACTCATATAGCTCATAAAATTTTCCCTGCAATGGATGATAATGCCAGATTTAAAGATATGGCAAtgaaaacatagatgaacaAAGCAGAAAATTATTGCTTTTTTTAATTGAACATTCCTGTTCAgaacaagataaaataaaaagcaCTTGCGAAGCAGAGATGAcaacacaaaaatttgtaaaagtgATAAATTATCATGCCGTTTACAAGGTGCAAAATTATTCCAATTATTCACTATCAATGCTAACACAAGTTAGAGCAAACAGTTGATCCAAGTATCCCTTTTCAGGGCATGTTATCAGGATAACTACTTGACAATCATATAACCATCAACATGTGAAATGGAAAATTTCATTAAACAATAAACATAAAattagaatattttatttatatgaatgGATGGGCTCGCTACATTTATGACCACAGAAAACACCATTTATTGGTCGCTACTCCATTGCAGAATGAAGTCAAAGATTTCCACAAGCATTTCCACTGAGAGAACATTTCCAACGAAAGAGAAGAAAGAAATTAAACTAAGTTCATCAGCATACCACTTTGAAGAAGAGAACTGTGTCCATGTACTGGCGTTTGACATCCCAATACTGTCTTTGTGATGCTGACATCTTACTCAAAGCATCAGGAGGAATGTAAAGTGTCCTCTTATCATACGAAGGGTCACCAAGATTTCTTCCAGAGGCATCCTTGATCCGAGAGGGATGTAGCCATTCGAACTTGCTGATGAGTTTAAAGTCTTCGTCATGATCTTTGGTTGCAATATCCGAATTCACCAGAatcttttgttttttattatgacTAGAAGCAGAAACAACAGCATTTTTCTTGCAATTGAAAAGGCTCTCCTGAACTCTCTTCAACCCCGGGACAACAGGTCTCATTCCCGACTTCTCTGGAACAATAATATCATCACTTCTGGTTTCAGAGGAACACCACCTTTTTCCATCGGAACTGATTAATTTGCTTGCATTAGATTCCTTATGTTCGTTGAGATGCTTGGGACCTAAATATCCATTGCCTAAATCTTCTGGTCCACGATATTTATCATTGAGAGATTGAATAATAGAACTATCATCCCCTTTGAATCTGCGGATACCCCCAGGAGGAGAAAAAATGAAATTAAAGATATATAATGGACGTCAGTTTGTATCAATAAGCTTCTAATTGGCGTGCTGGAATTGTTTGACATAAACCAATCTTTTGTCATCATGTCACCACTAGATCAGCAAAAAATTTTTTACCCACAGTTAATATTTTTCACTTTTTGTTTACTACATCAAAACCCAGTTTTCATGCTTCAGGCTAAGTGAACGGCAGTAACATCATTCTACGTTCATTATTCCGATAATATAATGACAAATCAATtggataaaatcataaaaatgtCAAATGCTGGATCGAACGTCATTTTACAAACATTAACCAAACTTGGAACTGAAGCTCAATATTTACTTCAGAAATATACTCATCACAGCAGCAGATGATCAATAAAATGGAAAATAATTAGCAGAAGAATGAAATATAAGCAAcataaaaccaaaaaaacatCTCACGTCTTCATAGCTTAAGAGAAGTAAAGTAAAGTACCTGCAGTCAGTCGAAGTGTTGGTTCGGCCTTCGGATCTCTGGAATTTGTGTTTAATGCTGGAGAATAGCGAAGGAGTGGCGACGGTGCCGCCGTCTTCAGCCAAGGTCTGACGTGGCATCTTCTCCAGCGAAGTGCCTTCGCCGGAGACATCTTTGCCTCCGCCGGAGCTTTGGGGTTTCTTTAGGAACGAGAGAATTGATTTTTGCCGCTGCATTTTTGGGTTGGGAGCGGGAGAGTCGGAAGGTTTTGCTATTTAAGgctgttaattaattaatttattttacgaATTACGAGACAAATTTGGCGCCCAAATCAACGAATAAGCCATTTTAGTTAGCATTATTTGGTGATTAAATCCACGGGTTTAAAACGAAATTTTTAGAAACATGTGTTAATATTATTTACCAATTTAAAATTGCATTTCGAACGAAACGacaaatcaaaaatattttgtctaAATTGAAACAAATTTCGATTCAAACATGTTGAGAAATCGAGTTGAACTTTGAACCAGTGTTTTCATAACCAGACCGATGATTAAACCGGTGTACCTAAAAAAAACGGTCCAAccggtcggaccgttttaaccggacggtccaaccgaaaaaccgtttatataatataatataataaataatatattttgaattttaaaaactcaaaaatatatttaaatagacaaaaaaatatatatttgtcataatttgaaagctaaataaagatgttaatatatttaaaatatcaattatagttataaataaattaaataatgaaatatttaattttaaaaaaacaaataactattaaaataaatttttttaatgaagtaaaaattttaaataataatgtatatacataaaaaaaaattaaatttaaagttttaaaaataaaaatttaaattttcaaaaaaaaaataaaaaaaattcggaaAACCGGTTCACCGGTTGAACCAGTTTTCCGGTTATTGACCGGTCCAACCGATTCTTGAccggttttgaccggttctgaTCGATTGGACCGGTTTTTCGGTTTTTAGGAGAGAACCGGACCGGACCGGCgaccggttcccggtcgaaccggACCGGCgaccggttcccggtcgaaccggccggtccggtccggttTTAATAACACTGCTTTGAACCAAATTTCAGCTAACGCTGTGTGTGTTACACGAACATATTCAAATCGAAACTTGAATCCAAAATAATTATCATGTTTCAGAGCAACCATAAAACTCATTTGATATCGAACAAGAAATATTAATACTCAGCTAGATTCTTTTGCATTCCTAAGAATATTTCTTATCTCATTCTTGCTAAAGAAAATATTAGTTCGTTCCAGTTCACAAATACTTTTGTAGTTCAGAACAAGGATCCCAAGTCTGTAAATAATTTCCAAAGCTCATCATTACATGATCTTCATTCCACTACTCTTTGGAAGTAATCACAAGCAATCCCAAAGCACCTATTAGTATATACTGCAAGAAACCAAAACCAAGTTAAGCACGGATTTTTCCTTtcgaaaaatttatttattgcatatatgcacataaaaataaaataaaaagggaCTTCCAAAAGTTGCACATTAAAACTTCACCTTGACGATAGGCTTCTCAGTCATGATTATAGTTACCCAACCTACATACGGCAAGAATCTGAAAAAGGgcaaaaaaaaatggaaagaaAAGTGAGCCAAATGATGATCATTTTCCAGCAATTAAAACAAACATTCAGGAAATACCAGACATACAAAAGCTGACCAAAGATAAATTGTATGGAAAGAGAATACTGAGTATGCAGGAAGCCAGACAGACTCCCACAAGGCCAAAAATATATTGCCGCGAGATGATGAGGCCAAAAAGTGGATCACTAAATGAAATATTAATTGTTCCTAGAGAAAATTCAACTTTGCGATAGACCGGGGGGGAAGGGAGGGGGACCATGAGATGTGATGGGTAACAGAAAAAAGATACAGATATTGTCTTACTCTTTCACCTGACTGAATGCAACGGAACTTGTCAAGTGGCCAACTAACTATTAGCACTTTGTTTCCTAGTAAGTATCTCCATCCCAAGTTCTAGTTCAGTgggtaaaatatttatatttatatacataaaaGAGCTGTCTCATTATGATTTTACAGAAATTTTGGGATACATCAACATCTAAATTTGAAAACTTCATGAGGATGTCTCAAACTTCAAGGGAACTCAATCCTAGGTACTTCCTTGTTTACATTTTTCATACCATCTTGATTAAGATCCGAGTTCCCTTCCTAGGTAAATTACCTCTTCGGTTATATAGAAAGCTGATAATCATCATCCGCCACACCAGCAAAAACACCACAAATCGCTTACCTAACAAATATGctttaaaaactatttttttcctTCACTTGCATGTTTAGGAAAGCATGTAAAGAGGATCAAACATGAGCCACTTTCAGGTATATGACCTTACTTTAATTGCAAATATTTCATGATTTAAAACGCATCACAATCAAACCTAGTACACCACGGCTTCCCAACGAAGGTATAAATAAGTATGTCAAGTTCATTTACCACGACCAACTTACCCAACAGCTCTACCCATGATGTGATGCCTGTGAAGCCAAAGCTGGCCATGAGCGTACAAGAGTCTGTCATCCCCAAAATTGTTGTCTCCTGAATATATAAATGAATAATGTAAACACTAGCTTTCCAACTGTATTGAAAATAGTGGTAGCGAAATCAACTTGAACCAAGTCTCTATGCAACGGAACGCATCAAGCATGCATATGGCACAAACATTACGAAAAGAAGTAAGGGTTCTGCAACATTTTAAATTCTCTCCCTCAATTTCTTGAGCACTGAATTTAACTCATGTACACTAATATGCATAAAGAAACATCTAGTATAGATTAGAGAAAAATACATTCAAATGCATGATACCTTTCGTCAAGACATCAACTTCTCCAGTATCTTGGCGCTCATGAACCTAAAGAAAGAAGCATCATTAGAATCACGTAGTTACAAGCAAGAAGAAGG
Proteins encoded:
- the LOC140880713 gene encoding DNA mismatch repair protein MSH7 isoform X1, encoding MQRQKSILSFLKKPQSSGGGKDVSGEGTSLEKMPRQTLAEDGGTVATPSLFSSIKHKFQRSEGRTNTSTDCRFKGDDSSIIQSLNDKYRGPEDLGNGYLGPKHLNEHKESNASKLISSDGKRWCSSETRSDDIIVPEKSGMRPVVPGLKRVQESLFNCKKNAVVSASSHNKKQKILVNSDIATKDHDEDFKLISKFEWLHPSRIKDASGRNLGDPSYDKRTLYIPPDALSKMSASQRQYWDVKRQYMDTVLFFKVGKFYELYELDAEIGHKELDWKMTLSGVGKCRQVGISESGIDDAVQKLIARGYKVGRIEQMETSDQAKSRGGTSVIQRKLVKVLSPATNDENIGSDAVHLLAIKENDSIGFGFAFLDCAALKFWVGSISDDISCAALGALLMQVSPKEIIYEKQGLSNEARRTLEKYSVTGLSASQLTQADAFGEAVEVINSIESNRYFSGSSDSWHSVLDGVAHHDLALCALGGLINHLARLMLNDVIRNGDILSYEVYRGCLRMDGQTLVNLEIFTNNADGSNSGTLYKYLNNCITSSGKRLLRNWICHPIKDVEKINNRLDVVEDLTANSEVMLQISQSLRKLPDLERLLGCIKSSMQSSASLLLPLIGSKILKKRVQAFGLLIRGLRVGMDMLMAIQDQGHITSLSKVVALPMLRGSEGLDKFLIQFEAAIDSDFPNYQNHDVRDSEAETLAILMELFIEKAAQWSQVIHAMNNIDVLRSFAVLAINSAGVMCRPVLWPQSKFSNPAIEAMHPLLETKGLWHPYALGENGGLPVPNDIHLGGNRKIPCTMLLTGPNMGGKSTLLRATCLAVILAQLGCFVPCEMCTLSVVDIIFTRLGATDRIMTGESTFLIECTETASVLQNASQDSLVVLDELGRGTSTFDGYSIAYAVLRHLVETVHCRLLFATHYHALTKEFSGHPLVTLQHMACSFSSNIKNELVFLYRLTSGACPESYGMQVALMAGISGQVVESASNAAQMMKKKVGKSFELCEKRANFSTLHEEWLKSLLCMSNTKEISSDDDIFDDLICLWHEVKSSLKVSDQLR
- the LOC140880713 gene encoding DNA mismatch repair protein MSH7 isoform X2, which translates into the protein MQRQKSILSFLKKPQSSGGGKDVSGEGTSLEKMPRQTLAEDGGTVATPSLFSSIKHKFQRSEGRTNTSTDCRFKGDDSSIIQSLNDKYRGPEDLGNGYLGPKHLNEHKESNASKLISSDGKRWCSSETRSDDIIVPEKSGMRPVVPGLKRVQESLFNCKKNAVVSASSHNKKQKILVNSDIATKDHDEDFKLISKFEWLHPSRIKDASGRNLGDPSYDKRTLYIPPDALSKMSASQRQYWDVKRQYMDTVLFFKVGKFYELYELDAEIGHKELDWKMTLSGVGKCRQVGISESGIDDAVQKLIARGYKVGRIEQMETSDQAKSRGGTSVIQRKLVKVLSPATNDENIGSDAVHLLAIKENDSIGFGFAFLDCAALKFWVGSISDDISCAALGALLMQVSPKEIIYEKQGLSNEARRTLEKYSVTGLSASQLTQADAFGEAVEVINSIESNRYFSGSSDSWHSVLDGVAHHDLALCALGGLINHLARLMLNDVIRNGDILSYEVYRGCLRMDGQTLVNLEIFTNNADGSNSGTLYKYLNNCITSSGKRLLRNWICHPIKDVEKINNRLDVVEDLTANSEVMLQISQSLRKLPDLERLLGCIKSSMQSSASLLLPLIGSKILKKRVQAFGLLIRGLRVGMDMLMAIQDQGHITSLSKVVALPMLRGSEGLDKFLIQFEAAIDSDFPNYQNHDVRDSEAETLAILMELFIEKAAQWSQVIHAMNNIDVLRSFAVLAINSAGVMCRPVLWPQSKFSNPAIEAMHPLLETKGLWHPYALGENGGLPVPNDIHLGGNRKIPCTMLLTGPNMGGKSTLLRATCLAVILAQLGCFVPCEMCTLSVVDIIFTRLGATDRIMTGESTFLIECTETASVLQNASQDSLVVLDELGRGTSTFDGYSIAYAVLRHLVETVHCRLLFATHYHALTKEFSGHPLVTLQHMACSFSSNIKNELVFLYRLTSGACPESYGMQVALMAGISGQVVESASNAAQMMKKKVGKSFELCEKRANFSTLHEEWLKSLLCMSNTKEISSDDDIFDDLICLWHEVKSSLKG